The following proteins are encoded in a genomic region of Hippoglossus hippoglossus isolate fHipHip1 chromosome 3, fHipHip1.pri, whole genome shotgun sequence:
- the LOC117759519 gene encoding serine/threonine-protein kinase ppk4-like, whose product MATESLKEDGNIRYKSSTDIQVAGMLIYFILSSGHHPFGGERWKLMSNILEGKYTLDHVQDVVAKDLIERMIDKEPQNRPRVEECLSHPFFWTSTKKVEYLRQVVNKKEVASRQKVNQELISILDECAEGVFYNQWKTKVIAT is encoded by the exons ATGGCCACAGAGAGTTTAAAAGAAGATGGTAACATACGATACAAATCGAGCACAGATATACAG GTGGCAGGAatgctgatttatttcatcctcTCCAGTGGACACCATCCTTTTGGTGGTGAACGCTGGAAGCTTATGTCAAACATTCTAGAGGGGAAGTATACGTTGGACCACGTTCAAGATGTGGTGGCAAAGGATCTCATCGAGAGGATGATCGATAAAGAACCACAGAACAGACCCAGAGTGGAGGAGTGCTTGAGTCATCCCTTCTTCTGGACCAGCACAAA gaAAGTAGAATACTTGAGGCAGGTTGTAAACAAGAAGGAGGTGGCAAGCCGACAAAAAGTTAACCAGGAGTTGATTTCGATTCTGGATGAATGTGCTGAGGGTGTTTTCTACAATCAGTGGAAAACTAAGGTGATTGCAACTTGA